Proteins encoded together in one Amphiprion ocellaris isolate individual 3 ecotype Okinawa chromosome 14, ASM2253959v1, whole genome shotgun sequence window:
- the LOC111572715 gene encoding phosphatidylinositol-glycan biosynthesis class W protein-like translates to MAQRELKEAFVSNLNGTSLAELALDSFLSPVCLVNRGLILILYYQSKGTLPLPLPLFSHLLLDLSVLILPLIVSCTLLSSILLQVTISLIFVAASMFCYIYQTSSYSSAQHPQNAVSSFLQSHVQFDQVPFVTLFRVFVNVKTVISILAVDFPVFPRRYAKTETYGTGMMDFAVGAYVFANALVCPEARRKNISGSKINHITKQLVSVWPLVALGMGRLVSVKMSNYHEHVTEYGVHWNFFFTLAIVRVVASILLTVLPATQSWVFALLMSGFYQFALETTQLKAFIIHNNDRERDFLHANKEGIFSIMGYAAIYLTGVQIGLYVTQPRSRLKEWLRALFTLLLGSFVLYALVCTCQTFLEPVSRRLANLPFCLWSVAQSLFFLSCLGLADIVLLFSKQTAGCHLVLSSWNLHKTKSDSGKISDKKRGEVEKLCLIQSVNRNQLLFFLLGNVMTGLTNSVLDTLSCSSSFSVCVLLLYMFINCFGIYVLHLCGITVKFW, encoded by the coding sequence ATGGCTCAGAGGGAACTGAAGGAAGCGTTTGTCAGCAATCTCAATGGGACCAGCCTGGCGGAGTTGGCACTGGACTCATTTCTCTCACCAGTGTGTCTTGTCAACAGAGGCCTCATTTTGATCCTCTACTATCAGTCCAAAGGGACTCTACCGCTGCCACTTCCACTGTTTTCTCACCTGCTTCTAGATCTCTCTGTGCTTATTCTTCCCCTCATTGTGTCATGCACTCTTCTGAGCAGCATTCTTCTCCAGGTCACCATAAGCCTCATCTTCGTAGCAGCTTCTATGTTTTGCTACATCTACCAAACCAGCAGTTATTCTTCTGCTCAGCACCCACAGAACGCTGTCAGCAGCTTCCTTCAGAGTCATGTTCAGTTTGACCAGGTTCCCTTTGTGACTCTCTTCAGAGtgtttgtaaatgtgaaaacagtCATCAGCATTCTCGCCGTAGATTTTCCTGTCTTCCCAAGGCGATATGCTAAGACGGAGACCTATGGGACGGGGATGATGGACTTTGCAGTTGGAGCATATGTCTTTGCAAATGCTCTCGTCTGTCCTGAGGCCCGGAGGAAGAACATCTCAGGATCCAAGATAAATCATATCACAAAGCAGCTAGTGTCTGTGTGGCCTCTGGTTGCTCTTGGTATGGGGAGACTAGTAAGTGTCAAGATGTCCAACTACCACGAGCATGTGACAGAATACGGCGTCCACTGGAATTTCTTCTTCACACTGGCCATCGTCAGAGTTGTGGCTTCTATACTTTTGACTGTTTTACCAGCCACACAGTCGTGGGTCTTCGCCCTGTTGATGAGCGGATTCTATCAGTTTGCTCTGGAGACAACTCAGCTGAAGGCTTTCATTATCCACAACAATGACAGAGAGAGGGACTTTCTGCATGCAAACAAGGAGGGAATATTCTCCATCATGGGCTACGCAGCCATCTACCTGACAGGAGTGCAGATCGGACTCTATGTGACGCAACCAAGATCCCGCCTTAAAGAGTGGCTCAGAGCACTTTTTACCCTCTTATTGGGAAGTTTTGTCCTGTATGCTCTTGTATGCACATGTCAGACCTTCTTGGAGCCAGTGTCTCGTCGTTTAGCCAATTTACCATTCTGCCTCTGGAGTGTtgctcagtctttgttttttctgtcctgCCTTGGTTTAGCTgatattgttttacttttttccaagCAAACAGCCGGTTGCCACTTGGTACTCTCATCATGGAATTTGCATAAAACAAAATCAGACTCTGGCAAAATCTCTGACAAAAAGAGAGGAGAAGTAGAAAAACTGTGCCTCATTCAATCTGTCAACAGGaatcagttgttgtttttcttgcttgGTAACGTCATGACGGGACTGACCAACTCAGTATTGGAcacactcagctgcagcagttcattttcagtgtgtgttttgctgttgtacATGTTCATAAATTGCTTTGGAATATATGTTTTACATCTCTGTGGAATTACAGTCAAATTCTGGTAA
- the LOC111572714 gene encoding phosphatidylinositol-glycan biosynthesis class W protein-like isoform X1, which produces MRLGSPIKCKEQCCETGLLENLHSSRPTHRPVVMAQRELKEAFVSNLNGTSLAEVALGSFLSPVCLVNRGLILILYYQSKGTLPLPLPLFSHLLLDLSVLILPLIVSCTLLSSILLQVTISLIFVAASMFCYIYRTSSYSSAQHPQNAVSSFLQSHVQFDQVPFVTLFRVFVNVKTVISILAVDFPVFPRRYAKTETYGTGVMDFGVGAYVFANALVCPEARRKNISGSKINHITKQLVSVWPLVALGMGRLVSVKMSNYHEHVTEYGVHWNFFFTLAIVRVVASILLTVLPATQSWVFALLMSGFYQFALETSQLKAFIIHNNDRERDFLHANKEGIFSIMGYVAIYLTGVQIGLYVTQPRSRLKEWLRALFTLLLGSFVLYALVCTCQTFLEPVSRRLANLPFCLWSVAQSLFFLSCLGLADIVLLFSKQTAGCHLVLSSWNLHKTKSDSNKISDKKRGEVEKLCLVQAISRNQLLFFLLGNVMTGLTNSVLDTLSCSSSFSVCVLLLYMFINCFGIYVLHLCGITVKFW; this is translated from the exons ATGAGACTCGGGTCTCCAATTAAGTGTAAAGAACAATGTTGTGAAACAGGTCTTCTTGAGAACCTGCATTCCTCACGCCCAACACACAGACCTGTG GTCATGGCTCAGAGGGAACTGAAGGAAGCGTTTGTCAGCAATCTCAATGGGACCAGCCTGGCGGAGGTGGCACTGGGCTCATTTCTCTCACCAGTGTGTCTTGTCAACAGAGGCCTCATTTTGATCCTCTACTATCAGTCCAAAGGGACTCTACCGCTGCCACTTCCACTGTTTTCTCACCTGCTTCTAGATCTCTCTGTGCTTATTCTTCCCCTCATTGTGTCATGCACTCTTCTGAGCAGCATTCTTCTCCAGGTCACCATAAGCCTCATCTTCGTAGCAGCTTCTATGTTTTGCTACATCTACCGAACCAGCAGTTATTCTTCTGCTCAGCACCCACAGAACGCTGTCAGCAGCTTCCTTCAGAGTCATGTTCAGTTTGACCAGGTTCCCTTTGTGACTCTCTTCAGAGtgtttgtaaatgtgaaaacagtCATCAGCATTCTCGCCGTAGATTTTCCTGTCTTCCCAAGGCGATATGCTAAGACGGAGACCTATGGGACGGGGGTGATGGACTTTGGAGTTGGAGCATATGTCTTTGCAAATGCTCTCGTCTGTCCTGAGGCCCGGAGGAAGAACATCTCAGGATCCAAGATAAATCATATCACAAAGCAGCTAGTGTCTGTGTGGCCTCTGGTTGCTCTTGGTATGGGGAGACTAGTAAGTGTCAAGATGTCCAACTACCACGAGCATGTGACAGAATACGGCGTCCACTGGAATTTCTTCTTCACACTGGCCATCGTCAGAGTTGTGGCTTCTATACTTTTGACTGTTTTACCAGCCACACAGTCGTGGGTCTTTGCCCTGTTGATGAGCGGATTCTATCAGTTTGCTCTGGAGACAAGTCAGCTGAAGGCTTTCATTATCCACAACAATGACAGAGAGAGGGACTTTCTGCATGCAAACAAGGAGGGAATATTCTCCATCATGGGCTACGTAGCCATCTACCTGACAGGAGTGCAGATCGGACTCTATGTGACGCAACCAAGATCCCGCCTTAAAGAGTGGCTCAGAGCACTTTTTACCCTCTTATTGGGAAGTTTTGTCCTGTATGCTCTTGTATGCACATGTCAGACCTTCTTGGAGCCAGTGTCTCGTCGTTTAGCCAATTTACCATTCTGCCTCTGGAGTGTtgctcagtctttgttttttctgtcctgCCTTGGTTTAGCTgatattgttttacttttttccaaaCAAACAGCCGGTTGCCACTTGGTACTCTCATCATGGAATTTGCATAAAACAAAATCAGACTCTAACAAAatctctgacaaaaaaagaggagaagtAGAAAAACTGTGCCTCGTTCAAGCTATCAGCAGGaatcagttgttgtttttcttgcttgGTAACGTCATGACGGGACTGACCAACTCAGTATTGGAcacactcagctgcagcagttcattttcagtgtgtgttttgctgttgtacATGTTCATAAATTGCTTTGGAATATATGTTTTACATCTCTGTGGAATTACAGTCAAATTCTGGTAA
- the LOC111572714 gene encoding phosphatidylinositol-glycan biosynthesis class W protein-like isoform X2 codes for MAQRELKEAFVSNLNGTSLAEVALGSFLSPVCLVNRGLILILYYQSKGTLPLPLPLFSHLLLDLSVLILPLIVSCTLLSSILLQVTISLIFVAASMFCYIYRTSSYSSAQHPQNAVSSFLQSHVQFDQVPFVTLFRVFVNVKTVISILAVDFPVFPRRYAKTETYGTGVMDFGVGAYVFANALVCPEARRKNISGSKINHITKQLVSVWPLVALGMGRLVSVKMSNYHEHVTEYGVHWNFFFTLAIVRVVASILLTVLPATQSWVFALLMSGFYQFALETSQLKAFIIHNNDRERDFLHANKEGIFSIMGYVAIYLTGVQIGLYVTQPRSRLKEWLRALFTLLLGSFVLYALVCTCQTFLEPVSRRLANLPFCLWSVAQSLFFLSCLGLADIVLLFSKQTAGCHLVLSSWNLHKTKSDSNKISDKKRGEVEKLCLVQAISRNQLLFFLLGNVMTGLTNSVLDTLSCSSSFSVCVLLLYMFINCFGIYVLHLCGITVKFW; via the coding sequence ATGGCTCAGAGGGAACTGAAGGAAGCGTTTGTCAGCAATCTCAATGGGACCAGCCTGGCGGAGGTGGCACTGGGCTCATTTCTCTCACCAGTGTGTCTTGTCAACAGAGGCCTCATTTTGATCCTCTACTATCAGTCCAAAGGGACTCTACCGCTGCCACTTCCACTGTTTTCTCACCTGCTTCTAGATCTCTCTGTGCTTATTCTTCCCCTCATTGTGTCATGCACTCTTCTGAGCAGCATTCTTCTCCAGGTCACCATAAGCCTCATCTTCGTAGCAGCTTCTATGTTTTGCTACATCTACCGAACCAGCAGTTATTCTTCTGCTCAGCACCCACAGAACGCTGTCAGCAGCTTCCTTCAGAGTCATGTTCAGTTTGACCAGGTTCCCTTTGTGACTCTCTTCAGAGtgtttgtaaatgtgaaaacagtCATCAGCATTCTCGCCGTAGATTTTCCTGTCTTCCCAAGGCGATATGCTAAGACGGAGACCTATGGGACGGGGGTGATGGACTTTGGAGTTGGAGCATATGTCTTTGCAAATGCTCTCGTCTGTCCTGAGGCCCGGAGGAAGAACATCTCAGGATCCAAGATAAATCATATCACAAAGCAGCTAGTGTCTGTGTGGCCTCTGGTTGCTCTTGGTATGGGGAGACTAGTAAGTGTCAAGATGTCCAACTACCACGAGCATGTGACAGAATACGGCGTCCACTGGAATTTCTTCTTCACACTGGCCATCGTCAGAGTTGTGGCTTCTATACTTTTGACTGTTTTACCAGCCACACAGTCGTGGGTCTTTGCCCTGTTGATGAGCGGATTCTATCAGTTTGCTCTGGAGACAAGTCAGCTGAAGGCTTTCATTATCCACAACAATGACAGAGAGAGGGACTTTCTGCATGCAAACAAGGAGGGAATATTCTCCATCATGGGCTACGTAGCCATCTACCTGACAGGAGTGCAGATCGGACTCTATGTGACGCAACCAAGATCCCGCCTTAAAGAGTGGCTCAGAGCACTTTTTACCCTCTTATTGGGAAGTTTTGTCCTGTATGCTCTTGTATGCACATGTCAGACCTTCTTGGAGCCAGTGTCTCGTCGTTTAGCCAATTTACCATTCTGCCTCTGGAGTGTtgctcagtctttgttttttctgtcctgCCTTGGTTTAGCTgatattgttttacttttttccaaaCAAACAGCCGGTTGCCACTTGGTACTCTCATCATGGAATTTGCATAAAACAAAATCAGACTCTAACAAAatctctgacaaaaaaagaggagaagtAGAAAAACTGTGCCTCGTTCAAGCTATCAGCAGGaatcagttgttgtttttcttgcttgGTAACGTCATGACGGGACTGACCAACTCAGTATTGGAcacactcagctgcagcagttcattttcagtgtgtgttttgctgttgtacATGTTCATAAATTGCTTTGGAATATATGTTTTACATCTCTGTGGAATTACAGTCAAATTCTGGTAA